One Mycolicibacterium sarraceniae genomic window carries:
- a CDS encoding very short patch repair endonuclease, translating to MSRQRSRDTKAEWSLRRILHARGLRYRVDAVLPGLPRRRADILFPRQKVAVFVDGCFWHGCPVHKTVPKSNAAWWATKLARNVERDRETDAYLADLGWEVLRIWEHDDPDRAADRVEIVVRGGRGGP from the coding sequence ATGTCTCGGCAACGCTCGAGAGACACGAAAGCTGAGTGGTCGTTACGCCGGATCCTGCACGCACGTGGCCTTCGCTATCGCGTTGATGCTGTTCTGCCGGGCCTACCACGCAGGCGCGCCGACATCCTGTTTCCTCGGCAGAAGGTTGCCGTGTTCGTCGACGGTTGCTTCTGGCACGGGTGTCCCGTCCACAAGACCGTCCCAAAAAGCAACGCGGCGTGGTGGGCGACGAAGCTGGCCCGCAACGTAGAGCGCGACCGGGAGACGGATGCGTATCTCGCGGATCTTGGGTGGGAGGTGCTTCGTATCTGGGAGCATGACGATCCGGATCGTGCTGCGGATCGTGTGGAGATAGTCGTTCGAGGGGGGCGAGGTGGGCCATGA
- a CDS encoding DNA cytosine methyltransferase — MMGGRSPADADIRVLDLFSGAGGLSAGFCSESTRFSTLRAIEHDKAAAATYAENHDPETVFAGGIEEWLKAEDPPEADIVIGGPPCQGFSALGKQEKLDERNQLWLRYAETIRKSKPKYFVLENVPQFLSSVQLTRFKRQCQPSQPLGAYTFQAQVLNAADYGAAQIRRRVILIGHHRDLPFPDFPLETHRKVADDCHQEWRTLGEVLGDLRRAVTEIDLPSRTIEVSGTLLPGAFKTSELHLTRHYEQLSIDRFRSIPADGNRFDIPEDLLSECWKKHVSGSGDVMGRLNFDKPSVTIRTEFFKPEKGRYLHPTAHRAITHHEAARIQGFPDDYKWVGSKVAIARQIGNAVPLPLARAIGAHLARLF, encoded by the coding sequence ATGATGGGAGGCCGGTCGCCTGCGGATGCTGATATTCGCGTGCTCGACCTGTTCAGCGGTGCTGGCGGTCTCAGCGCTGGCTTCTGTTCGGAATCAACGCGGTTCAGCACGCTGCGTGCGATTGAACACGACAAGGCAGCCGCGGCCACGTACGCCGAGAACCACGATCCGGAGACGGTATTCGCTGGCGGGATCGAGGAATGGCTTAAGGCTGAGGACCCGCCCGAAGCTGACATCGTGATCGGCGGCCCTCCGTGCCAAGGTTTTTCTGCACTTGGGAAGCAAGAGAAGCTCGACGAGCGGAACCAATTGTGGCTTCGCTACGCCGAGACGATCCGGAAGTCGAAGCCGAAGTACTTCGTGCTTGAGAACGTTCCCCAGTTCTTGAGCTCCGTCCAACTGACCCGCTTCAAGCGCCAGTGCCAGCCGAGTCAACCCCTCGGCGCGTACACCTTTCAAGCACAAGTTCTGAACGCCGCTGACTACGGTGCCGCCCAGATTCGCAGGCGTGTCATCCTAATCGGCCACCACCGCGATCTACCGTTTCCAGACTTTCCGTTGGAGACACATCGAAAGGTCGCCGACGACTGCCACCAAGAATGGCGCACTCTTGGCGAGGTCCTCGGTGACCTTCGACGAGCCGTGACTGAAATTGATCTTCCCAGCCGCACCATAGAAGTGAGTGGAACCCTGCTGCCCGGCGCATTCAAAACGAGCGAGCTTCACCTGACCAGGCATTACGAGCAACTTTCGATAGACCGATTCCGCTCCATTCCGGCTGACGGCAACCGATTCGACATCCCCGAAGACCTGCTGTCCGAGTGTTGGAAGAAGCATGTGAGCGGCTCTGGTGATGTGATGGGCAGGCTGAACTTCGATAAGCCCTCGGTAACCATTCGTACCGAGTTTTTCAAGCCCGAGAAGGGTCGTTATTTACACCCGACCGCGCACCGTGCGATAACCCACCATGAGGCCGCGAGGATCCAGGGGTTTCCCGACGACTACAAATGGGTCGGATCGAAGGTGGCCATTGCCCGACAGATCGGCAACGCCGTCCCACTTCCCCTCGCTCGAGCGATCGGAGCCCACCTGGCGCGGCTCTTCTAG
- a CDS encoding FhaA domain-containing protein, protein MSNQKGLVQRIERRLENTVGDAFARVFGGSIAPAEVEAALRREASAGIQTLSGKRFLAPNEYVITLSASDFAKVSADRDLTTVSFARHLSGYIRDQGWQTYGDVVVRFEHSPSLHTGQYRARGVVNPDVDPHPSLASTAPPESNQAYTAEPGVPAMTDNPTYRGDQGQGRPGDDYYDERYPRPEEPRPAAPEQRGPYPPEQGGYAPPSEQSYGQRPGGGYPEQGGHPEQGRYPGGQGYEQRPPAGGGYGQPASGQGGYPGDQGYRQGPPPGYGAPSYGPPQGGGYPPQAPPASDYDYGRAPGRHEDAGYGRPESRPAYPDQGGYEQGGYAQPVGGYGRQDYGQPEYGRGYEQGGYAEPAGRDYDYGQQGGGYGGYAQPSAPGEYPSTGHAVTLQLDDGSGRTYQLREGANVIGRGQDAQFRLPDTGVSRRHLEIRWDGQVALLSDLNSTNGTTVNNAPVQEWQLADGDVIRLGHSEIIVRVH, encoded by the coding sequence ATGAGTAACCAGAAAGGCCTGGTTCAACGCATCGAGCGCAGACTCGAGAACACTGTGGGCGATGCCTTCGCCCGGGTATTCGGCGGATCAATCGCGCCGGCTGAGGTAGAAGCGGCCCTGCGGCGGGAAGCCTCCGCTGGCATACAGACACTGTCGGGCAAACGATTTTTGGCCCCCAATGAATACGTCATTACTCTCAGCGCATCTGACTTTGCGAAGGTCAGCGCCGATCGCGATCTCACCACGGTCTCTTTTGCCAGACACTTGAGCGGATACATCCGAGATCAGGGGTGGCAAACGTATGGTGATGTGGTTGTCAGGTTCGAGCACTCGCCGAGTCTGCACACCGGTCAATACCGTGCGCGCGGCGTCGTGAATCCGGACGTCGACCCCCACCCATCCTTAGCCAGCACCGCCCCACCAGAATCGAACCAGGCGTACACCGCAGAACCAGGAGTACCAGCGATGACCGACAACCCCACCTACCGCGGCGACCAGGGTCAGGGGCGGCCCGGCGACGACTACTACGACGAGCGCTACCCGCGCCCGGAAGAACCGCGGCCCGCCGCCCCCGAACAGCGCGGCCCGTATCCGCCCGAGCAAGGCGGCTACGCACCCCCGAGCGAGCAGAGCTACGGCCAGCGTCCAGGTGGCGGCTACCCCGAGCAGGGCGGCCACCCCGAGCAGGGCCGCTACCCAGGCGGCCAGGGCTACGAGCAGCGTCCCCCCGCTGGCGGGGGATACGGCCAACCTGCCAGTGGCCAGGGCGGCTACCCCGGCGATCAGGGCTACCGCCAGGGCCCGCCCCCCGGCTACGGCGCTCCGTCCTACGGCCCTCCGCAGGGTGGCGGTTACCCACCCCAGGCACCGCCGGCCAGTGACTACGACTACGGCCGTGCGCCAGGTCGGCACGAGGATGCCGGTTACGGCCGGCCCGAGTCCCGCCCCGCCTACCCGGATCAGGGTGGCTACGAGCAGGGCGGCTACGCCCAGCCTGTCGGCGGTTACGGCCGTCAGGACTACGGCCAGCCCGAGTATGGCCGCGGTTACGAACAGGGCGGCTACGCCGAGCCTGCAGGCCGTGATTACGACTACGGCCAGCAAGGTGGCGGCTACGGCGGCTACGCGCAGCCGTCCGCGCCGGGCGAGTACCCCTCCACCGGACATGCCGTCACCCTGCAGCTCGACGACGGCAGTGGGCGCACCTATCAGCTGCGCGAAGGGGCCAACGTCATCGGCCGTGGCCAGGACGCCCAGTTCCGGTTACCCGACACCGGGGTATCCCGGCGGCATCTGGAGATCCGGTGGGACGGCCAGGTCGCGCTATTGTCCGACCTGAATTCCACCAACGGAACCACGGTGAACAACGCACCGGTGCAGGAGTGGCAGCTGGCCGACGGCGACGTCATCCGGCTCGGTCATTCCGAGATAATCGTCCGCGTCCACTGA
- a CDS encoding FHA domain-containing protein FhaB/FipA, whose protein sequence is MQGLVLQLTRAGFLLLLWLFIWSVLRILRSDIYAPTGAVMVRRGLALRGALLPSRQQRGTARYLVVTDGALAGTRISLGSQPVLIGRADDSTLVLTDDYSSTRHARLSQRGSDWYVEDLGSTNGTYLDRAKVTTAVRVPIGTPIHIGKTVIELRP, encoded by the coding sequence ATGCAGGGACTGGTACTGCAGCTGACGCGCGCCGGCTTCCTGCTGCTGCTGTGGTTGTTCATCTGGTCTGTGCTGCGCATTCTGCGTAGCGACATCTATGCCCCCACCGGGGCGGTGATGGTGCGCCGGGGCCTGGCGCTACGCGGCGCCTTGTTGCCGTCGCGCCAGCAGCGCGGCACCGCCCGCTACCTGGTGGTGACCGACGGGGCGCTGGCCGGGACCCGGATCTCCCTGGGCAGCCAGCCGGTACTGATCGGCCGCGCGGATGACTCCACATTGGTGCTCACCGATGATTACTCCTCCACCCGGCACGCCCGGCTCTCGCAGCGTGGTTCCGACTGGTACGTGGAAGACCTAGGATCGACCAACGGCACATACCTCGACAGGGCGAAGGTGACGACGGCAGTACGCGTTCCGATTGGCACGCCGATTCATATCGGCAAGACGGTGATCGAGTTGCGCCCGTGA
- a CDS encoding PP2C family protein-serine/threonine phosphatase: protein MTLVLRYAARSDRGLVRANNEDSVYAGARLLALADGMGGHAAGEVASQLVIAALAHLDDDEPGGDLLSKLDDAVHEGNSAIAAHVELEPELEGMGTTLTAILFAGNRLGLVHIGDSRGYLLRDGELAQITKDDTFVQTLVDEGRITAEEAHSHPQRSLIMRALTGHEVEPTLIMREAKEGDRYLLCSDGLSDPVSQETILEALQIPDVAESADRLIELALRGGGPDNVTVVVADVVDHDYGGQTQPILAGAVSGNDDHVAPPNTAAGRASAITARPPAAKRVVAEPEPPPKPRSRRRVIIAVAVILLLALAGLAVGRQIIRSNYYVSAHDGTVAIMRGVEGSILTFPLQEPYLLGCLNDRNELSQISYGQHTGSRGCQLMRLQDLRPSERAQVTAGLPAGSLDDAIGQLRELAHSSLLPPCAPPPSSTPTTTAAPTPAPTPAPSASPAPGPSPMPAPPASKSEPVPTSAPPPTSPPPTLSATLTPPPPTVTQLPAAPQKPGTDCRAAA, encoded by the coding sequence GTGACCCTTGTCCTGCGCTATGCCGCCCGCAGTGATCGCGGCCTGGTGCGCGCCAACAACGAAGACTCCGTGTATGCCGGTGCCCGGCTACTGGCACTGGCCGACGGGATGGGCGGGCACGCAGCCGGCGAGGTGGCCTCGCAGCTAGTGATCGCTGCGCTGGCCCACCTCGACGATGACGAGCCCGGCGGCGATCTGCTGAGCAAGCTCGACGACGCCGTACACGAAGGCAATTCGGCCATCGCCGCGCATGTCGAGCTGGAGCCCGAGCTCGAGGGCATGGGCACCACCCTGACCGCAATCCTGTTCGCGGGCAACAGACTTGGGCTCGTCCACATCGGTGACTCGCGCGGATATCTGCTGCGCGACGGCGAGCTGGCGCAGATCACCAAGGACGACACATTTGTGCAGACCCTCGTCGACGAGGGCCGGATCACCGCCGAAGAGGCACACAGCCACCCGCAACGTTCGCTGATCATGCGGGCGCTCACCGGCCACGAGGTGGAGCCCACGCTGATCATGCGGGAAGCCAAGGAAGGCGACCGCTATCTGCTGTGCTCCGACGGTCTGTCCGACCCGGTCAGCCAGGAGACCATCCTGGAGGCCCTGCAGATCCCCGACGTCGCCGAAAGCGCCGACCGGCTGATCGAGCTGGCGCTGCGCGGCGGTGGCCCGGACAACGTGACCGTGGTGGTGGCCGACGTCGTCGACCACGACTACGGCGGCCAGACACAGCCGATCCTGGCCGGGGCGGTCTCCGGTAACGACGACCACGTCGCGCCGCCGAACACCGCCGCCGGTCGTGCCTCAGCGATCACCGCCCGGCCGCCCGCCGCCAAAAGGGTGGTCGCCGAACCCGAACCTCCGCCCAAGCCGCGCTCACGCCGCCGGGTGATCATCGCCGTCGCGGTAATCCTGCTGCTGGCGCTCGCCGGACTTGCGGTGGGCCGCCAGATCATCCGCAGTAACTATTACGTGAGCGCCCACGACGGCACGGTGGCGATCATGCGCGGTGTCGAGGGTTCGATCCTGACCTTCCCGCTGCAGGAGCCCTATCTGTTGGGCTGCCTCAACGACCGCAACGAGCTGTCCCAGATCAGCTACGGCCAACACACCGGATCACGGGGCTGCCAGCTGATGCGGCTGCAGGACCTGCGCCCGTCCGAGCGTGCGCAGGTGACGGCCGGGCTGCCCGCCGGCAGTCTCGACGATGCGATCGGACAACTGCGGGAGCTGGCGCACAGCTCGCTGCTCCCGCCGTGCGCGCCGCCGCCGAGCAGTACCCCGACCACTACTGCGGCACCGACGCCCGCCCCGACTCCGGCTCCGAGCGCATCCCCCGCGCCGGGGCCGTCGCCGATGCCGGCCCCTCCCGCGTCGAAATCCGAGCCCGTGCCGACGTCCGCACCGCCACCAACCTCCCCGCCGCCGACTTTGAGCGCGACCCTGACGCCACCGCCGCCGACCGTCACGCAACTGCCCGCCGCGCCACAGAAACCGGGCACCGACTGCCGGGCGGCGGCATGA